The genomic DNA TGACGTGAGCATCCAGGACATCATCGAGGGCAAGAAGCAGTGGCGGGCGCACACGGCTCGGGTCAAGGCGCTCCCGCCGGACTACCAGATCGTCTACAAGGAGATGCAGAAGTACTTCTTCAAGGTCGGACCGGTCGACCTGCCCGACGGGCCCCTGCTCCCCGGGATCGTCGATTTCTTCGAGGAGGGCGCCGCCGCGGGCAAGGGGGTCGTGGAACTGATCGGCACGGACGTCGCCGCGTTCTGCGACGATCTGGTCAAGGATTCGCCCACCTATGCGGACGCCTATCAGGAGTCCATCGGCGGGGACTCCGGTACGGCCGCGAAGTAGCACCCGTCGCCCCATGCCAGTGGGCGTAGTTGCCCGCACACCCGGTTCGTTACCCCGGCAACACGCCAATCGTGTTCAGCAATTCACCCCAGGCCGCTCCCGGGCGGCCGCGGAGAAGCCTCTGCGATGCCTGCCGTCCCTGCCTCCGCAACCACGCGTCCCACACCTCGCCGCAGTCCCGTCACACGCCTGTCCCGATGGGCCCTGCGCCAGGATCATCACACCCAACGCGACATACAACTTCACCGACAACTGGCATGGGGTCACCCTCGGCGGCACGGGCTGGGACGGCGGACACCTGGGTCGCCGCAACCCTGGGAGGAGGAGCCACCCGCTGTTACCACCTCGTGCCCATGCTCCACACCGTCAACGCCCAAGGCAGGGCCTACTGCGCCTTCGAGGAAGCAGCTCGTAACTGCGAACAGCTGACCATGAACGTTCGTATCTCCGCCTTCCAGGTCGATGCGACCTGCCTGGACACCGTCATCGTCTCTCCCGCCGCCTGCCGCAGATGTCCCTGGAAAACGAGACGACAGGCGTGAGGGCGGACATCGGCGAGGACATGCCCTGGAATCCCACACCAACCCAGACCGCAACGCTCATCCAGGCCTTCGGCGACTTACGAAACGCTCTCAACTGCCCCTATCAGAAAGTAGACTTGGGCTCACAGCTATAGGCCGCCGGTGAGCGGCACGTGCCGCTGCCTCCGCTCGCCCCGTGCGTCTGCAGAACTGGAACGTGCGGCGCGCCTGGAGACCAGCCTCCCTTGGCGCCCACCGGCTGAAGGGATGGCGCACAGCCCGCCTTCGCGTACCGGCGGGAGCGACGGCGCGGAGGAGGCATCCCGCTGGTTCATCCGTCCGGGCGGACGTGGGCTCTTCGGCCCCGGACCGGTGCTCCGGTAGGCGATGGTGCAGCGGTCCTATGGAGGAGTTCATGATGGAGCGTTTTCTGGCGCCGCACGAGGCAGCCATCGACGCGGCCGGTGTCCGGGTCATCCTGTCCTGCGATGTGGAGGGTGATCTGGACGATGCGACCCTCGGCCGGGCCCTGGACCATCTGTGGGCGTGCAGTCCGCTGCTCGCCGGGAAAATCAGTCAGGGCCGAGAAGGAAGGCCGCTGGTCCGTATCGAGGACACGGCCCCGGGGCTGGTACTGGGCCACGGCGAGGATTTCGACGAGGAGATCAACACGCCTCTCGCTTGGGACCGGGGGCCGTTGCTGCGGCTGACCGTGCTCCGCGAAGCCGGGTGCAGCCGGGTGGTGATGACCCTGCCGCGGGCATTCGTCGACGGGATGAGCTACCTGTCCCTCCACCAACGCCTGTGGGACACCTACACAGCCCTGACCATGGGCGGCCCCCTCCCTGGCAGCCTTGTCCAGCCGGTGCTGGGCCCCGCGCTGGACGACCTGCTCGCCGCCCGATTCACCCCGGAAGAGCTGCGGGACTTCGTTGCCGAACGAGCACAGCTGGATAGTGAGGCGCCGCCCGCGCTCGTGCCCGCTCTCGCCTCCCGGGACGGCCGACCCGGCACGGACACGCGTTTCCGCATCATCGGAATCGACACCGACGCGGAACAGACCAAGCGGCTTGTCCAGCTCGCCCGGGGTGCCTCGCTGAGCCTGAATGCTCTGGTCTCAGGCATCCTGCTGACCAGCCTGCGCTTCCTGCTCCCCGCCACTGGTGGCCCGGCGAGGCTGCTGTGCACCACGGCTGTGGACATGCGCCGCCGGCTCACCCCGCCACTGTCGGCCGAGGTCCTGCAGTCCGCGGCAACCACCACTTCCATCCGGCTGGAGGTCAGTACCGGAACTCACCCCGTGGCAGCCGGTCAGGCCCTGGCCGCCCGCCTGCGGGCCGACCTGGACAGCGGCGCCGCAGCGATGGAACTGGCCGCCTTCCCCTACATGCTCGACCAGCACCCACCCAGCCTCGTCATCACCAACGTAGGCACCATCACCGAACCGGACCTGCCCCCAGGCCTGCGCATCAGCAACATCCGCCTGGCGCCCCTCGGCCACGTCCCCATGGTCTTCGTCGTCGTCAGTCGCTACCAAGGCCGCCTGGCCATCGACCTGACCTACAGCCACGCCTGGTACACCGACGACCAGATGCAGGACCTGGCCCACACGGTGACCGCCACCATCGACACCCTGACCGCCGGAGAGCCGCAGCCGACAGCAGAATCCCGGCACGCACCCGGGCAGGCAGTCGCCTGACTCCCACGCACCGGGCGCGCCACTGGTCGCCGGGCAGCAGTCGGCCTCGTCGCGACGAGGCACTCGTATGGTCCCCGGCCGGGCGGCAGTCCTGTGGGGACCGTCGGCTCGTGGGTCGAAGCCGCCCTCGCCCGGGGCCTGCCGCCTTCTACGGGTTCCTCCGTTCCTGCGCTCCTGCCGGGAGGCCGCTGTGTTGCCAGACCACCCTGACTATCCGCCGAAGAATCCGCCGCCCCCCAAGAGGCTCGTCGAGGATCCCTGACCCGGAGCGGCAAGCCGCCCCGCGGTACGTCACGGCCACGGTCCGCGGCCGCAACTGCTCGCGCGGGACGGGAGGTCGCGGAGGCGCTGCACCGGTGGGGCTACCGTCCGAAGGGGGACCACTCCCGCCGGGTGGTCGAGCTCCTGTTCCGCTCGGCGGCGCGGGACTGCGGCCGGCGGATCTCGCTGCACCTGGCGGACGACGAGGCGCGGAACCAGGTGATGGTCCTGGCGATCAGCCACCGGCAGGACATGCCGCCGGGCGACGACCAAGTGCTCCGGGACGCCGAGCGCATGCGTACCTTCGCGCCCTCGGCCCCCATGACTGTCGGTGTCGAGACACGAAGTTCCTGGTGGGGCGCGGTGGAACTTGGTCGTGAGACCTCCTGCCAGGAGCTTCATCACGTTGCAGAACCGCCCAACTGACGGACATCGCCGACTGATCGGAATCGGCGCACTGTCAACTCCCCTTCGTGTCGAGGACACAATCACGGGTGAACAGGCGGCCGCCCGGCGGGGGATCTCGCGTTTCAGCCGCCACTCCTGCTCGGCTTCGGGCAGTCTGGCGTTCTCCGGCCCGCAGCCGGGTCGGTTTCCTCCGTCGCACTGACGCTGCCGTCACGGGCTTCGGAACGGGCACGGGACTCGTCCTTGCCTACCCGCGTCCGCAGCGACCCCGCGGTGATACCGAGAGCCGCGCCCCACCACTGCGTACGTCCGCGCCTCGGCCTCGGCCCGGTGAGGCGCGACAGCATCCTTCCTGAACTCCTCCGGATACAGAGACTTGCGTCCCGCCTGGACACCCCGCCATGGACCATCAAGGTCCATTGTCAGGGTGTCCACTCCAACGGGTCTGACTCAGGTACGGCGGTGGCCCTGTCCAGGGACAGGCAGAGCGGGCGTACTGCCGGCCCGGCCGGTGTCGGTGGGCTGGGCCGGGCGACTGCTGTACCGACGACTGGTGAGGCATGTCTCGGAATGAGATCGCGAGTCGACACGCGTCCTAGTCGATGCGGTCTACCCAGGCGCTCACGACGTACCCCGCACCCCAAGGGTTGGAGGCGACCGAAGCCTGGCCGACCGGGGCCCAGTTACCGAGGATGATGCGCTGCGGCAGTCTGGGGTCGAGCGGGTTGAGCACCGCGTGGATCCGGTGCTGACCGGTACCGCTGGTGCAGAGGCTGGAGAGGCTGGTCCCGGACGAGACGGTGCAGTCGCCGGGAGCTGCCTGGGCGGCGGGCGCCGTGGCCAGCATCATGCCCGCCGTGGCCGCCGCGACGGCCACGGCACCGGCGAGACCGCGCTTCCTGAACAGGGGCTTCGTGAACATGGGGACTCCTTCTTCTGATGACGATGCGTGCTGGGAAGGGGGCGCATGTGCGGGGAGAGTGTGGAACGGAACGATCCGGTTTCGGCAGGCGGTCCTGTGGGGTGGCACGGGCGCCGCGCATACCAAAGCGCAACAATGGATGAGAAAGCGAGTGATTCCCCGCTTGATCGCGAGCAGAATCCTTCCCAGGTACGCGGGTCCTGGCAAGAGCTTGGCCAGATTTGGTACAGACCAATTGCCGGCCCTGGTGGGGGTGTGGGACGTCGGAAGCCGTTGTGGAAGCCTTCTCAGGCTGAGCTGGGGGAGGCGGAGGCCGCGTGGGACCGGTTCGTGATCGCCCGGGAGGCGGTTCGGCGAGGTACTGGCGGAACCGCGCGGTACCGAGGCGGCGTCGCCGGTCGCGATGGGCGCTGATCAGCCCGCGCGGGCAGCACGCCGCCCCGCTGGGTCTGGAGCCGGTCGTCACGGCCGGCAGCAGGCTGCGGGCGTCCACCACGATGTGCCTTTCGGCCGTTGACCTAATGGGCGGCAGTTGGCACGACTGGAGCCCGCTCGTCGTCGGCCGCCGGCGTCAGCACAACGTCCTCCGTTGATCCGGGCCCGTGAGCCCTCAAAGAAGACTGACGTGTGCTGACGCTCGCCGCCGACGACGAGCACCACCCCCTTGATGACCGATGATCATCATGGTTCAAGCCTCCTGCGGGGACCACCTCTTACGTGATCGGGAGCCACCAGCTCCGTTCGAGACTGAGGGCCCCGCAGGTCGCTGGGGTCATGAACGGCTAATCGGATGTCGGGCCAACGAGCCCTTCCATTAGAGAGACGCATGCCCTGCACGGCTTTGACCAGCTAAAACGCAGGAAGCAGATGAGAGAGCTGGAGCAAGTGAGAGTGTTCTGCGGCATCGACTGGGCCAGCGACCACCACGACATAGCCATCGTGGACGAATCGGGCGCGCTGAAGGCCCGGGCCCGCATCGACGACAGCGTCGAAGGCCTGAACGAGCTCCTCCAGATGCTCGCCGAACACGGCGACACTGCGGAGAGCCCGATCCCGGTGGCCATCGAGACCTCGCACGGCCTCCTGGTCGCTGCGTTGCGCGCGACCGGCCGCCCTGTGTACGCGATCAACCCCATGGCCGCTGCGCGCTACCGCGAGCGCCGGACCGTCGCGCGCAAGAAGTCGGATCACCTGGACGCCCTGGTGCTGGCGAACATTCTCCGCACCGACGCCGACGCCCACCGGCAGCTGCCCGCCGACACCGAGCTCGTCCAGGCCGTCGCCGTGCTCGCCCGTGCTCAGCAGAACGCGGTCTGGGACCGCACCCAGGCCGGCAACAAGCTGACATCGCACCTGCGCGAGTACTTCCCCGGCTACCTGGCGGCCGTCGGCCACCGACGTGAAGGGATCTTCCACCCGATCGCCCGCGTCCTCCTTGCCGCGGCACCGACCCCGCAACAAGCCGCCAAGCTCACCCGCGCCCAGCTGCGGGCCCTGCTGAAGAAGGCTGGCCGCAAGAACACGATCGACGCTGAGGCCGAGCGCCTCCATACCGCTCTCCGATCGCCGCAGATGCGCCAACTCCCCTTGGTGGAAAAGGCCATGGGTAGGCAGGCCCTCGCGCTCCTGCGTCAGCTGGACGCCGCCTGCACCAGCGCCGACGACCTTGCCGAAGCCACCACCGAGGCCTTCGAGGAGCACCCTGACGCCGGGATCATCACCAGCTTCCCCGGGCTCGGCCCCCTCAGCGGCGCCCGCGTCCTGGCCGAGATCGGCGACGACCGCTCCCGCTTCGCAGACCCCCGGGGCATGAAGGCCTACGCGGGTGCGGCCCCCATCACCAGGGCCTCCGGCAGGAGCACGGTGGTCATGGCCCGCAGGGTCAAGAACCAGCGGCTGGCCGGGGTCGGCTACATGTGGGCCTTCTCGGCGATGGCCCATTCAACCGGAGCCCGGGCCCACTACGACCGCCGCCGCAACGCCGGCGACCGGCACACCGCCGCCCAGCGCAACCTCTTCAGCCGCATGATCGGCTGCCTCCACCACTGCCTCACCCAGCGCACGCACTTCAGCGAGGACATCGCCTTCCCCGCGCCACGAGAAGTCCAGCTGTCCCTGGCGGCTTGACGACTTTCCGCATCGGATGTCTTCTTGCCTCCGTCGAAGCTCCGTGACACGGCCGGAACGGACGAGGCGACTTTGACGGACCGGGCGTCGATGATCCCTGCGGTCGGTTCCCGGTCCCGGCCGGCCGCCTCGCGCACCCGGTCGTGCGGCCGGTCGTGGAACTCAGCCACCAGGCCCTTGTACCGCCGGCGTCGGAAGAAGGAGTTGGCGGGACAAGGCGGGGGAGGTCTGCCAGCATCGCCCGCCGCGTGATGCCGCCGGCGACCACATAGCGCACCGCATCGATCATCTGCCGGTGGCGGTACGCCTCAGGCTGCCCGTCCTCGACGTTCATCCATGCCGGCACCAGAAGCAGGTTCCGGACCACCGCCCACTCCGCATCGGTCATGTCGGACGGGTGGCGTCGTACGTGATCCTCGTTGTCGGCCGCGTTCCCGTACATGTGCGCGAGGCAGTCACACTGTGGGAAAGCTGAGCTGGACGCGCTTGTCACCTGCACGGAAGGCTGCGGCACAGGGGCCTCCTGCTGCTCTCGGACTCGACACCCAGGGGCTGTGCAGGAGGCCCTGCTTCCATGCCCGACGTCAGGGTCGGAGTTCGGCCGGTGTCAGGAGATGGAGTAGACCGACGCCCACTTCTGGCCGGCCGAGCCGGCGGAAGCGGTGTTGGCGATGACCGCCTGGCCCGCAGTCGCGTTGCCGTCCAGGACGAAGCCGGTGGCCGGATTGGTCAGGGTGTACGTGCCGACGGCGTTCTGTGTCACCTGCCAGCGCTGGTTGGCGGCACCGAGGCTGACGGCCTGCAGGGAGACCTGGCCGCCGGCGGTGGTCGGTGCGGTCAGGTAGAGCGGGATCGGGCAGCTGTCACAGATCCGCACGGTGCCGTCGCTGTTGGAGGTGAACTTCCAGCGCTGTGAGGCCCGGGAGGTATCCAGCGTGGCGAACCGGGCCACCGATGAGATGGTGACGCTGCAGGTCCCGCCGCGTTGGAGGGCGACGCCACCGCCGTTGCTGAGCGCGTGGTAGGCGTTGTCACCAACGACCGTGGGGCCGTAGTTGATGGCGTGCGTGTCCAGCGCGGTCAGCGCTGCGCCGGTGGTGGACAGCGGCGGCACGGCCGTCGGGCGGACGTTCCTGAACCAGTCGGCGAAGGTCGCGGGCGTATGCGAGGCCAGGGTGGTGATGGTGCGGTCCCAGCTGCCGTCCACCTGGTTCCACAGCTGGAGCAGCGCGCCGTCGACGTTGCCTTGCACCTGGTCGCCGGTCTGCCAGCCCGCGGCGGCGGTGAACGGGTAGGACGAGCCGTCCGGCCACACGTAGCGTTGGTCGCCCAGGAGGTAGGCGGCCGCCGAGTCGGCGAAGCCTACGGTCCAGGCACAGGTGGCGGACGACACCGCCTGGATGTAGTGCGGGTTGCAGTTGGTGACGGACGGGAACGTGCCGTTGTACAGCCGGTGCTGGAAGAAGTGGCCCGATTCGTGCAGCACGGTGTGCTCGGAGTCCGGGTCGGCATCGGCCAGGTGGACGGTGTTCGACAGGTCGTACCACGGGCCGTCGGTGGACCCGGTCTGCCGGCGCACCGTCAGCGTGGTGCAGCTCGCGGCGTTCGTCTCGGCGGCCGTCCAGCACGGAGTGGTCGAGTTGACCCGGCGCGACCAGAGCAGGTTGACGGTGTCGAAAGCGTGCCAGGCACGGGCCTCGGTGGTCGGTTTGACGGTGCCGAGAGCGACGCTCGCCGATATGTTCGACTGTGTCGGCGTGTTGTAGGTGTAGACCGTGCCGGTGGAGTCGGCGACCCGCCACACCTGGTTGTTGCGGGTGGCGAAGCGCACGAACAGGTGGTCCATCGCTGTGGTGCATGCTCGGACCGGCCGTGCGCCCTCGAATCTGTCGGTTATCCATACGGGCGGGACCCGTCGGCGGCGGCGTTTCCGAACCGGTGTTCCAGACAGTCACCATCCAGCGTGACGGAACTCGACTGTCAGCCCATCGACACGGATTACTGTCACTACGGCACCAGGGCCTCGTGATGTTGCTCGATGATTCGACGCCAACGAGCTGTTCAGGAGGCCCTGCTCGTATGCGCCGAGCACCCGCAACCACCCGATCGGGACTCTCGTTCTATCGACAACCCCCAAGTTTCGGTACGACAACAGCCACTCGGCCTGTTGTTCAACGTCCGCCGATCCGTCTCAGCGAAGGCGTTGCGATTCTCACCAAGCGTGGGGGAGTGCTCTGGTCCGATTCGCTCGTCGGCTCGCGTTCACAGCGAGCGGTGGAAAAGCGGTGGACAAAGATCGCGCGAGCGGCACACTGACCCATGTGAAACAACTGCTGGTGGATGTGGAAAGCGTCACTACGCGCTTGGTACGTCGATTCGGACCCCAGGTCGCCGAATGGTGCGCTGACACGCCGGATCTCATCGCGCGGCTGACGTCCCAGTGGGGACTTTCGCTCGGTGAGTCCCTCCCGGACGGTGCTTCGTCGGTCGCGTTGCGGTGCCGTTGGCCCGACGGCACGCCCGCGGTGTTGAAGATCAGTCCGGAGCGGGCCCTTATGGCCGAACAGGTCGAAATGCTGGGGTGGTTCGCCGCCTCGGGCCGGGTGCCCTCGGTGCTGGCCGTCGACGAGGAAGCAGGCGCGATGGTGCTGGAGGAGATCGTGCCCGGAACGACTGCGGGGGACATGCCCGCTGCTCCGCTTCCGGGGCAGTGGTCGGAGCTGCTCGCCGCTCTGCACGGGGTCGCTCCGCCTCCGTTGCCGACGCGTGTGCTGCGGGGGCGGTGCGAGGAGGCCTTCGCCCGGGTCGGCAGGCGGCTGTCCGAGCCTGCGATCAGTGCACAGATGGACGCTACCGCGTGGGACAGGGCCATCCAGCGGTGCGAGCGGCTGCTGGACACGGAAGCGACAACCGTGTTGCTCCACGGTGACCTGCACCTGGGCAATGTGCTCGACGGCGGCGCGGAGCGCGGTCTCATGGCCATCGACCCGAAAGCCTGTGTCGGTGATCCGTGCTTCGACGCTGTGGACTACGTCGTAGCCGGTGCCGGGCTGGAGGGCGTCGAGACCCGCTGCGCGCGTGTGGCGGTGGCGTGCGGGCTCGATGGCGACCGGCTCCATGCCTGGAGCCAGGTGATCGCACCGTTCGTGGCCATCGCCCACCTCGGTAGCGGTGGTGAGAAACCGGTGATCGATGAACTGCTCGCGTTGACCCAGTGAGCACACCCGGTATTCCCGATCGTCTCGTGCTCCCGCGCTCCGCTGGAGGCGGCGGACGGTCGAGCGCGATGGTCGGTCGGGTGTCCGTCAGCCGGCCGGGGGTGGCTGGTGCGGCCCTGGTGTGATCATGTGCGTTGTCGATGCTGTTGATCATGCCAAGGCCGCGAGGGTGAGTCTGCTGCGCGACGCTGCCCGCGTTGATCTCTGACTGTGTTGTCACGGTTCCGGACCGACTTCTCCGACTGCCTGACCGTCCGCCCCGATGCGCTGTTCGAGCTGACGGACGCGGTGCTGTGCACGGACGGGCCTGTGCGGTCGCTCATCGAGCCGGCCCTCGTGCCGGAACGCCGCCGTAGCCACGGATCTCTCTACGGTGGGCTCGACCAGGGTCGGATCGGCATCGGCCGACTGCGGCGGACCCTGGCCGGGGTGCCGCGGCCGAAGGCGGCGGACGGCAGGCTGGTCCTGGCGGCGGACGTTTCGCCGTGGCTTCGGCCGGACGCTGCCACAGTCCCGGACCGCCACCCGCCACGACGTGGGCAGAATCCTCGCCACCGGCCAGGCATACACTCGATCCGCCCACCACAAGGTCGGTACCAAACTCTGGCGAACCAGGTAGAGACAAGCTAGGCGGAGGCCCCGGCAGGCGAGCCAACGCCCCGCGTTCCGGGCGCGTTGGCCACGGGACGCGCGGGGATACAGGAGGTCTTGGGAGATACCCAGGAACCGCCTGGGCCCGTCAGGGCGGCCAAGAGGTCGACGGCCTCGTGTATGCGGCGGTAGACCGTGGCGATCCCGACGTGGAGTCCCGCCGTGAGGCGGGCGTAGGTGTCACCTCGGCCGCGGCCCGGTGGAGCGCGACAGCGTGCTTCCTGAACTTCTTCGGATACGGAGACCCGCGTCCACCTGGACATCCCTCCCTGGACCATCCAGATCCATCGTCAGGGTGTCCACTCCAAAGGGCCAGCCTCACACCCGCGCGAACGTCGATCCTGCCCGGGAAGCGGCACACCCTTGCGCCGGTGCGGCAGCCGGCGCAAGGGCGTGCAACCGCTTGGCCCAGTGCGGATTCCCGGAAGATGACCGGTGCCGGCTTGACGAACTGCTGTTTCCGGGCTGACGTCCACGTTCGGGTGATTTCCCTTCGGTGTAAGGGAAATGAGGACAAGTCCCGCCAGCATGGCAGAGGGGCTACGGCAACCCTGATCTGGAGGCCGTGGGCCCTGCCGCGCGCACCGGGCCCGGAGGGGCCGGCACAGGTTCTGCCCGGAACCGGTTCCGCGATGGGGTGCACACGGCCTGGCGGGCCGCCGGCCAGGCC from Streptomyces sp. NBC_00654 includes the following:
- a CDS encoding DUF1048 domain-containing protein → MSIQDIIEGKKQWRAHTARVKALPPDYQIVYKEMQKYFFKVGPVDLPDGPLLPGIVDFFEEGAAAGKGVVELIGTDVAAFCDDLVKDSPTYADAYQESIGGDSGTAAK
- a CDS encoding condensation protein, yielding MMERFLAPHEAAIDAAGVRVILSCDVEGDLDDATLGRALDHLWACSPLLAGKISQGREGRPLVRIEDTAPGLVLGHGEDFDEEINTPLAWDRGPLLRLTVLREAGCSRVVMTLPRAFVDGMSYLSLHQRLWDTYTALTMGGPLPGSLVQPVLGPALDDLLAARFTPEELRDFVAERAQLDSEAPPALVPALASRDGRPGTDTRFRIIGIDTDAEQTKRLVQLARGASLSLNALVSGILLTSLRFLLPATGGPARLLCTTAVDMRRRLTPPLSAEVLQSAATTTSIRLEVSTGTHPVAAGQALAARLRADLDSGAAAMELAAFPYMLDQHPPSLVITNVGTITEPDLPPGLRISNIRLAPLGHVPMVFVVVSRYQGRLAIDLTYSHAWYTDDQMQDLAHTVTATIDTLTAGEPQPTAESRHAPGQAVA
- a CDS encoding IS110 family transposase, coding for MRELEQVRVFCGIDWASDHHDIAIVDESGALKARARIDDSVEGLNELLQMLAEHGDTAESPIPVAIETSHGLLVAALRATGRPVYAINPMAAARYRERRTVARKKSDHLDALVLANILRTDADAHRQLPADTELVQAVAVLARAQQNAVWDRTQAGNKLTSHLREYFPGYLAAVGHRREGIFHPIARVLLAAAPTPQQAAKLTRAQLRALLKKAGRKNTIDAEAERLHTALRSPQMRQLPLVEKAMGRQALALLRQLDAACTSADDLAEATTEAFEEHPDAGIITSFPGLGPLSGARVLAEIGDDRSRFADPRGMKAYAGAAPITRASGRSTVVMARRVKNQRLAGVGYMWAFSAMAHSTGARAHYDRRRNAGDRHTAAQRNLFSRMIGCLHHCLTQRTHFSEDIAFPAPREVQLSLAA
- a CDS encoding RICIN domain-containing protein, which produces MDHLFVRFATRNNQVWRVADSTGTVYTYNTPTQSNISASVALGTVKPTTEARAWHAFDTVNLLWSRRVNSTTPCWTAAETNAASCTTLTVRRQTGSTDGPWYDLSNTVHLADADPDSEHTVLHESGHFFQHRLYNGTFPSVTNCNPHYIQAVSSATCAWTVGFADSAAAYLLGDQRYVWPDGSSYPFTAAAGWQTGDQVQGNVDGALLQLWNQVDGSWDRTITTLASHTPATFADWFRNVRPTAVPPLSTTGAALTALDTHAINYGPTVVGDNAYHALSNGGGVALQRGGTCSVTISSVARFATLDTSRASQRWKFTSNSDGTVRICDSCPIPLYLTAPTTAGGQVSLQAVSLGAANQRWQVTQNAVGTYTLTNPATGFVLDGNATAGQAVIANTASAGSAGQKWASVYSIS
- a CDS encoding aminoglycoside phosphotransferase family protein, which gives rise to MESVTTRLVRRFGPQVAEWCADTPDLIARLTSQWGLSLGESLPDGASSVALRCRWPDGTPAVLKISPERALMAEQVEMLGWFAASGRVPSVLAVDEEAGAMVLEEIVPGTTAGDMPAAPLPGQWSELLAALHGVAPPPLPTRVLRGRCEEAFARVGRRLSEPAISAQMDATAWDRAIQRCERLLDTEATTVLLHGDLHLGNVLDGGAERGLMAIDPKACVGDPCFDAVDYVVAGAGLEGVETRCARVAVACGLDGDRLHAWSQVIAPFVAIAHLGSGGEKPVIDELLALTQ